The genomic segment TCGATGGCACCGGCCTGAAAATCTTCGGCGAAGGCGAATGGAAAGTCAGGTAGCATGGGGCTGAGAGGTGCAGAGTATGGCGCAAGCTTCATCTGGCAGTAGATAGCGCGACACATGAAATTATCTGTGCCGATTTATCGCTAAGCGGTACGACAGATGCGCAGGCGCTGCCCGGGCTGATTAACCAAACGCACCGGAAAATCAGGGAAGCGTCGGCTGACAGTGCTTACGATACGCGTTACTGTCATGATGCTCTGCTGAGGAAAAAAATAAAGCCGCTTATCCCACCGCGAAGTGGTGCGCAATATTGGCCAGCTCGATACCATGAGCGTAACCATGCGGTGGCAAATCAGCATCTGAGCGGCAATAACGATACCTGGAAAAAGAAAGTAGGTTATCACCGGCGTTCACTGGCTGAAACGGCCATGTTCCGGTTTAAAACACTTCTGGGTGGTCATCCTGCGGTTCGTCTCCTGGAAGGACTACAAGGCCGTCACCCGCGACCTGAAAGCTATCTATCAGGCCCCTACGGAAGAAGCCGGCTTGCAGGCGCTGGAAGCGTTCTCCAGTGCCTGGGACATCCGCTACCCGCAAATAAGTCGAAGCTGGCAGGCAAACTGGGCCAATCTGGCCACGTTCTTTGCCTACCCAACGGACATCCGCAAGGTGATCTACACGACCAACGCCATCGAGTCGTTAAACAGCGTGATCCGGCATGCCATCAAAAAGCGCAAGGTGTTCCCGACCGACGACGCAGTGAAAAAGGTGGTGTGGCTGGGGCGATACAGGCGGCCTCACAGAAATGGACAATGCCTTTGAGGGACTGGCGCATGGCAATGAGCCGCTTTATTATCGAGTTCGGTGACCGCCTGGACGGTCACTTCTGAGAAAAGGCATTTACACAGAATCGTGTACAGGGTCCGGTTAAGTGCTTTAACCATTGCCATTGCCTCACCTACCTGCGCGTCATAGTCATGCAGACTCAGATGACCACCCAGAAGTGTTTTAAACCGGAACATGGCCGTTTCAGCCAGTGAACGCCGGTGATAACCTACTTTCTTTTTCCAGGTATCGTTATTGCCGCTCAGATGCTGATTTGCCACCGCATGGTTACGCTCATAGTATCGAGCTGGCCAATATTGCGCACCACTTCGCGGTGGGATAAGCGGCTTTATTTTTTTCCTCAGCAGAGCATCATGACAGTAACGCGTATCGTAAGCACTGTCAGCCGACGCTTCCCTGATTTTCCGGTGGGTTTGGTTAATCAGCCCGGGCAGCGCCTGCGCATCTGTCGTACCGCTTAGCGATAAATCGGCACAGATAATTTCATGTGTCACGCTATCTACTGCCAGATGAAGCTTGCGCCATACTCTGCGCCTCTCAGCCCCATGCTGCCTGACTTTCCATTCGCCTTCGCCGAAGACTTTCAGGCCGGTGCCATCGATGACCAGGTGTGAGATTTCGCCGCGGGTTGGCGTTTTTATGCTGATGTCGACGGTTTTTGCTCGCCGGCTGACCAGAGAGTAATCTGGGCAGCGCAGTGACAGCCCCATCAGTTTAAAAATTGAGTCAACGAAACCCTGTAACGCCCGGAGCGAAAGGTTAAACACGCGCTTTATCATCAGAACCGTGGTAATGGCCATATCAGTGTAGTGAAGCGGCCGGCCACGATGTTCAGGTGGTGTACTCTCAGTCCATGCAGCAATGGCTGACTCATCAAGCCATACTGTCAGGTCCCCCCGCTGCCTGAGCGCATTGTTGTATGCGGGCCAGTTGGTAATTTTAAACTTTTGCTTTGCCATGGGGACCTGATGTTGAAACGAATGTAGTGATCAGAGCCGCCAGTCACCTAAAAGTTCGATTTATTCAACAAAGCCATGCGGACGCTGTTTGGCATTCCTAACAGCGTGATCCGGTTAAGCGCTTTGACCATTGCCATAGCCTCACCTACCTGCGCGTCATAGTCATGCAGACTCAGATGACCACCCAGAAGTGTTTTAAACCGGAGCATGGCCGTTTCAGCCAGTGAACGCCGGTGATAACCTACTTTCTTTTTCCAGGTATCGTTATTGCCGCTCAGATGCTGATTTGCCACCGCATGGTTACGCTCATGGTATCGAGCTGGCCAATATTGCGCACCACTTCGCGGTGGGATAAGCGGCTTTATTTTTTTCCTCAGCAGAGCATCATGACAGTAACGCGTATCGTAAGCACTGTCAGCCGACGCTTCCCTGATTTTCCGGTGCGTTTGGTTAATCAGCCCGGGCAGCGCCTGCGCATCTGTCGTACCGCTTAGCGATAAATCGGCACAGATAATTTCATGTGTCGCGCTATCTACTGCCAGATGAAGCTTGCGCCATACTCTGCACCTCTCAGCCCCATGCTACCTGACTTTCCATTCGCCTTCGCCGAAGATTTTCAGGCCGGTGCCATCGATGACCAGGTGTGAGATTTCGCCGCGGGTTGGCGTTTTTATGCTGATGTCGACGGTTTTTGCTCGCCGGCTGACCAGAGAGTAATCTGGGCAGCGCAGCGACAGCTGCTGGTTCCGGTCACATCCGATCACTGATTCCGATTTCACCCGATCACTGATTCCGGTCGCCCGATCAGCGATTCCGATTCTGTCCGATCGCTCATCTTCTGTTCCGCCATACTCTGGAGACTTTTAGCTTCCGGGGGCATGGCACGTAAAAAGAAGAAAGCGAGAACGGAAATGTGCATCTATATTAATGTGTTACGTATGAAATTCGAGCAGCGTCGCTCGAATCGCACTATCGCAGCAGCGCTCGGCATAGGCTGTACTACCGTGCACGATATCCTCGGCCGATTCACGGTAGCTAACCTGGTCTGGCCATTGCCGGCGGAACTGTCCCCCGTCGACCTCGACCGCCTGCTCTATCCCGGCAAATCCGGAAAAGTTATCAATACCTTACCCAGCTGGCTTGATATCGATACCGAGTTAAGCCGCAAGGGCATGACCAAGCAGCTGCTCTGGATGGAATATCAGTCCGCCGTGGGCGGTGATGCCCTCGGTTACTCACAGTTTTGTGCACTGTTCCGTGACTGGAAAAAGAAGCAGCGGCGTTCCATGCGCATGGAGCACAAGGCTGGCGAAAAGCTCTTCATCGACTTCTGTGGCCCCACCGTACCTATCGTCAACCCTGCGACCGGTAGCGTACGCCAGGTCGCTATCTTCGTCGCTGCCATGGGCGTGTCAGGCTATGCGTATATCGAAGCCTGCGAAGGCCAGGACATGGCATCGTGGCTCAACGCCAATAGCCGCTGCCTGCACTTCATGGGTGGGGTTCCGGAGCTGATGATACCTGATAATCTGCGCAGCGCTGTCAGCACCCCTGACCGCTATGAGCCGGTCATAAACCAGAGCTACCAGGCGCTGGCAAATCACTATGAGACAGTGGTGCTACCGGCGCGCCCGAGAAAACCGAAAGACAAGGCGAAGGCAGAATCAACTGTGCAGCTGGTAGAACACTGGGTTTTGGCCCGGTTGCGTAAACGTAGGTTCTACTCGCTGGCCGAACTCAACCAGGTGATACGAGAACTCAATCATGAGTTGAATTTGCGCCCGATGCGTCATTACGGCGGACAAAGTCGCCTTGAACGCTTCGAGCAGCTGGACAAACCGGCTCTTGGGCCTCTACCGCCCACACAATGGGAATACAGTGAGTATCTCGTTGCTCGAGTGGGACCTGATTACCACATAGACTACGGCAAAAACTGGTACTCGGTGCCGCATCCGCTGGTTGGCGAGCGCGTTGACGTCATCGCCACCCAACGGCTGGTGCAAATCCACCATAAGGGCGTCTGCGTGGCTACGCACCCTCGCAGCGATAACGCCTATAGGCACACGACTCAGGCGGCGCACATGCCGGCTAACCATAAGGGGCAGAGTCAGTGGACGCCGGAAAGGCTGTGCAGTTGGGCGCTGTCGGTGGGTGTGTGCACACTGAAAGTGGTCGAGTCCATCCAAAAGAGCAAAGCCCATCCGGAGCAGGCTTACCGCTCCGTGCTGGGGCTACTCAATCTGCAACGGCGCTATGAGACGACGCGACTGGAGAAGGCCTGCGCGCTGGCGTTGGAGAAAGGGTGCATTAACCGCTCTTTCATAGCCAACGTATTGAAACACGGTCGTGAAAGTGAGGTCACCCAGGACGGAGCCGGCGTATCAATGCTGGTTCACGAAAACCTCCGAGGTCCGGACAGTTATCACTAAGGAGAATAAATATGGATACACTGTTAATGGCTCTGCGAGAGCTGAAGTTGTCGGCAATGGTCCAGGCGTTGGAGACGCAACGCGAACTCCCGGGGAGTTATGGGGAGCTGGGGTTCGAGGAGCGGTTGTCGCTGATGGTAGAAGCGGAGAATTTGCATAGAAAAAACAATCACATATGCCGTCTGCGACGGCAATCGCAAATGCGCTTGCAGGCAAAACCGGAAGATATCCGCTATATCCCTAGCCCTAGCCGAGGAGTGACACCGGAACAGATGCGAGATCTGCTAGGGGGACAATATCTGAAATATCAGAAAAGCATACTCATCACGGGGCCAACAGGTACGGGCAAAACCTGGCTCAGTTGTGCGCTTGGTGAGCAGGCATGCCGGCAGCAATATAGCGTGCGTTACTGGCGAGTGGGTCGGTTGCTGGCCCATCTTCACCAGTGCCAGGTAGACGGGACCTATCTAAAACAGCTTAAGCAGTTAGAAAAAATAGAGTTACTGATCTTGGACGACGTGGGCCTAGAATCAATAAGTCCGATGCAGGCAACGATGCTGTTGGAGGTGATGGAAGATCGCTACGACAAAAGCAGCAGCATCCTGATCAGTCAACTGCCGGTGAAAAAATGGTATGGACTGATAGAAAACCCCACGACAGCTGACGCGTTACTCGATCGGTTAGTACACCCCAGCTATAGACTGGAACTTAAAGGCGAATCACTACGCAAAGAGCAAGGAGTAGCCAGCACAGGAAAAATAGACTAAACCCGAGTCAGAAGATGAGCGAACACGTGAACGAATATCACTGGAATGGGTGATCGGAAAATATCGGAATAACTGATCGGATGTCGCCGGAACAGCTGATCGGATACGTCGGAATCTGCAACAGCCCCATCAGTTTAAAAATCGCGTCAACGAAACCCTGTAACGCCCGGAGCGAAAGGTTAAACACGCGCTTTATCATCAGAACCGTGGTAATGGCCATATCGGTGTAGTGAAGCGGCCGGCCAGAGCCTGTTTAGAAATTTGTGTATTTGCCTGATTTTGATATGTTCAATCCAACATCAAAAACAGATTAATTTATGGACGAAAAACAGTTGCAGGCTCTGGCTAACGAACTGGCCAAAAATCTCAAAACCCCTGAAGATCTCAGTCACTTCGATCGACTGCTGAAAAAAATCAGCGTCGAAGCAGCTCTCAATGCCGAAATGACCCATCACCTCGGCTACGATAAAAATCAGCCTAAACCGGGGACCAACGCCCGCAACGGCTATTCCACAAAAACCGTTACCACTGGCGATGGCCCGCTGGCGCTGCGTACTCCGCGCGATCGTGACGGTTCCTTTGAACCGCAACTGGTGAAGAAGAACCAGACCCGGATTACCGGGATGGATAACCAGATTTTATCGTTGTACGCCAAAGGGATGACCACCCGCGAGATCGCCACCGCGTTCAAAGAGCTGTATGACGCCGATGTCTCGCCGGCGCTGGTCTCAAAGGTCACCGATGCGGTCATGGAGCAGGTTGTCGAATGGCAAAACCGGCCTCTGGATGCAGTCTATCCCATTGTTTATCTTGACTGTATCGTTCTAAAAGTCCGGCAGGACAGCCGCATCATCAACAAATCTGTGTTCCTGGCGCTGGGCATCAACATCGAAGGCCAGAAAGAGTTGCTAGGTATGTGGCTGGCCGAAAATGAAGGCGCAAAGTTCTGGCTGAACGTGCTGACAGAGCTGAAAAACCGCGGCCTGAACGATATCCTTATCGCCTGCGTAGACGGGCTGAAAGGTTTCCCTGACGCTATTAACGCGGTGTATCCGGAGGCGCGGCTCCAGCTGTGTATCGTGCATATGGTGCGCAACAGCCTGCGGTTCGTCTCCTGGAAGGACTACAAGGCCGTCACCCGCGACCTGAAAGCTATCTATCAGGCCCCTACGGAAGAAGCCGGCTTGCAGGCGCTGGAAGCGTTCTCCAGTGCCTGGGACATCCGCTACCCGCAAATAAGTCGAAGCTGGCAGGCAAACTGGGCCAATCTGGCCACGTTCTTTGCCTACCCAACGGACATCCGCAAGGTGATCTACACGACCAACGCCATCGAGTCGTTAAACAGCGTGATCCGGCATGCCATCAAAAAGCGCAAGGTGTTCCCGACCGACGACGCAGTGAAAAAGGTGGTGTGGCTGGCGATACAGGCAGCCTCACAGAAATGGACAATGCCTTTGAGGGACTGGCGCATGGCAATGAGCCGCTTTATTATCGAGTTCGGTGACCGCCTGGACGGTCACTTCTGAGAAAAGGCATTTACACAGAATCGTGTACAGGGTCATTCGACAACCTGCTCCATGACCGCATCGGTGACCTTTGAGACCAGCGCCGGCGAGACATCGGCGTCATACAGCTCTTTGAACGCGGCGGCGATCTCGCGGGTGGTCATCCCTTTGGCGTACAACGATAAAATCTGGTTATCCATCCCGGTAATCCGGGTCTGGTTCTTCTTCACCAGTTGCGGTTCAAAGGAACCGTCACGATCGCGCGGCGTACGCAGCGCCAGCGGGCCATCGCCAGTGGTAACGGTTTTTGTGGAATAGCCGTTGCGGGCGTTGGTCCCCGGTTTAGGCTGATTTTTATCGTAGCCGAGGTGATGGGTCATTTCGGCATTTAGAGCTGCTTCGACGCTGATTTTTTTCAGCAGCCGATCGAAGTGACTGAGATCTTCAGGGGTTTTGAGATTTTTGGCCAGTTCGTTAGCCAGAGCCTGCAACTGTTTTTCGTCCATAAATTAACCTGTTTTTGATGTTGG from the Candidatus Sodalis pierantonius str. SOPE genome contains:
- the istB gene encoding IS21-like element ISSoEn3 family helper ATPase IstB, whose product is MDTLLMALRELKLSAMVQALETQRELPGSYGELGFEERLSLMVEAENLHRKNNHICRLRRQSQMRLQAKPEDIRYIPSPSRGVTPEQMRDLLGGQYLKYQKSILITGPTGTGKTWLSCALGEQACRQQYSVRYWRVGRLLAHLHQCQVDGTYLKQLKQLEKIELLILDDVGLESISPMQATMLLEVMEDRYDKSSSILISQLPVKKWYGLIENPTTADALLDRLVHPSYRLELKGESLRKEQGVASTGKID
- the istA gene encoding IS21-like element ISSoEn3 family transposase codes for the protein MARKKKKARTEMCIYINVLRMKFEQRRSNRTIAAALGIGCTTVHDILGRFTVANLVWPLPAELSPVDLDRLLYPGKSGKVINTLPSWLDIDTELSRKGMTKQLLWMEYQSAVGGDALGYSQFCALFRDWKKKQRRSMRMEHKAGEKLFIDFCGPTVPIVNPATGSVRQVAIFVAAMGVSGYAYIEACEGQDMASWLNANSRCLHFMGGVPELMIPDNLRSAVSTPDRYEPVINQSYQALANHYETVVLPARPRKPKDKAKAESTVQLVEHWVLARLRKRRFYSLAELNQVIRELNHELNLRPMRHYGGQSRLERFEQLDKPALGPLPPTQWEYSEYLVARVGPDYHIDYGKNWYSVPHPLVGERVDVIATQRLVQIHHKGVCVATHPRSDNAYRHTTQAAHMPANHKGQSQWTPERLCSWALSVGVCTLKVVESIQKSKAHPEQAYRSVLGLLNLQRRYETTRLEKACALALEKGCINRSFIANVLKHGRESEVTQDGAGVSMLVHENLRGPDSYH
- a CDS encoding IS256-like element ISSoEn2 family transposase — encoded protein: MDEKQLQALANELAKNLKTPEDLSHFDRLLKKISVEAALNAEMTHHLGYDKNQPKPGTNARNGYSTKTVTTGDGPLALRTPRDRDGSFEPQLVKKNQTRITGMDNQILSLYAKGMTTREIATAFKELYDADVSPALVSKVTDAVMEQVVEWQNRPLDAVYPIVYLDCIVLKVRQDSRIINKSVFLALGINIEGQKELLGMWLAENEGAKFWLNVLTELKNRGLNDILIACVDGLKGFPDAINAVYPEARLQLCIVHMVRNSLRFVSWKDYKAVTRDLKAIYQAPTEEAGLQALEAFSSAWDIRYPQISRSWQANWANLATFFAYPTDIRKVIYTTNAIESLNSVIRHAIKKRKVFPTDDAVKKVVWLAIQAASQKWTMPLRDWRMAMSRFIIEFGDRLDGHF